The DNA sequence CGCCGAGATGTCCGAGCAGGACCGCCAGGGCGATGGCGGCGACCGCGGTGCCGGTCGCGCCGAGGGTGTCCCTTCTGACCATGGCCGGAGGTCCTTCCGTGCCTGGGGCGAGCCCTCGTCGGCAGCTGCGCCCGTCCGTTGCCTCCCACTTTCCTGACACATGTTGCTTAAGACACATTTAACCGGTAGAGCAGGCTAAATCAGCTAAAGCCTCATTTACTCCTCGATCGTTATCTTCCGGTCATCCTGCGCCTGTCCTCACTTGAAGAGTTACGTACGGCCCGACCGCCCGTTTACCCCTCGGGGGAGATACGCCGCCGAAGTGATAAACCCCCCAGACATGCCGTCATCCGACAAGCCGGTCGGACGGCGCCGCCACCTGCGGAAGGGCCCCCAAATCTGATGGACGCGTCTCGTCCGGTGTCTCCAGACCTGTCCGACCACCTCGGCCTGCTCCGCCGGCAATGGTGGGTCGTGCTCGCGCTGCTGGTCACCGGGCTGGCCGCCGCGGGCGTGGTGACCAGCGCGCAGACCAGGGTCTACGAGTCGTCGACCTCGGTTCTGGTCCAGCCGGCCGGCCAGGACACCAACGTGGTCGGCGGACGGACCAGGGGCGACATCAACCTCGACACCGAAGCCCAACTCGTCCGCTCCACCGCCGTGGCGACCGGTGCCGCCGAACTGCTCCGCGTCGACACCCCCGCCGACGAACTCGCGCACGACGTCTCGGTCAAGGTGCCGGCCAACACCTCCGTGCTGGTCATCACCTTCGCGGCCGGCGCCCCCGAAGCGGCCCGCGCCGGCTCGCACGCCTTCGCCGAGGCGTACCTGCGCAACCGGGAGGCCAGCGCCCGCACCGACCTCGACACGCAGATCGCCGCCCTCAACAGCAAGATCAAGGAACTGGACGCGGCACTGGTGCAGATCAACGGCCGGCTCGCCGGACTGTCCGCGGGCAGCCCACAGCGGGCCAACCTGGAGAGCCAGCGCGCCACCACCCAGGCCCAGCTCAACTCGATGACCGGCAAGCTCAACGAGTTGACGACCGCCACCGTCAGCGCCGGTCGGATCATCAGCGACGCCCGGCTGCCGGCCCGGCCGAGCCGGCCGGACACGCTGCTCAACCTGGCCAGCGGGGGAATGCTCGGTCTCCTGCTCGGGTTGGGTGTGGCCGCCGCCCGGGAACGCCTCGACCGCCGGGTCCGCGCCGGCTCCGACGTCGGGCGGGCCGGCGTACCGGTGCTCGCCGAACTGGGCGACCGGACACCGGGCGTCGACGACCTGCACCAGCCGTACGGACCGGGCGGGCACACGTACTACCGGCTACGCAACGAGGTGCTCGCCAGCCTCGGCCCCGACGACCGGATCGTGGTGGTCACCGGCGCCAGCCGGGGCAGCGCCTCCACCCTCGTCGCCGCCAACCTCGCCGCCGCCCTCGCGCACACCGGCACCGAGGTCGTGCTCGTCGGCGCCAACCCGACCGACAGCATCGCCGACGCCGCCCCGCTCGCCCGGCTCTTCGGCGTGGCACCCACGCCGGGCCTGTCCGAGGTACTGGCCGGCAAGGTCGACCTCGACACCGCCGCCCAGCGCGCCCCGCGCAACCCCTGGCTGCGGGTGCTGACCACCGGCGGCACCGCGACGGCCGGCGGCCTGCTGCGCTCGCCGTACCTCGGCGAGGTGCTCGACCGGCTCAGCGGCGGCACCGCGTACGTCGTCCTCGAGGCCCCGTCGACGGCGAGCAGCGCCGACGCGCAGAGTCTCGCCTCCTTCGCCGACGCCGCGATCATCGCGGTCGAGTTGCGCCGGACCCGCCGGCCCGAGGTCAGCGACGCGGCCCGGCAACTGCACCGGGTCGGCACCCCGCTGCTCGGCGCGGTGGTCATGCCGCGCCTCACCCCGCACCGGGACGGCGAACCCGGGGCCCGCGAGGGACGTACGGCAGCCGCGGCGCAGCCCGCCGGTGGTCCGGGGCGCGCCGACCGGAAGTCCGGCCCGGCGAAGCGGCCCGGGTCGCGGGGCAACGCCGCCCGCGGCGCCACGCCGTCCACTCCCGACGGTGCCCGGGTCGCGCAACTCGACCTCACCGCCGGCACCGCGCTGATCCGCACCCGGACGGGTACCGGCAACGGGACGGACCCCGCCGCACCGGACGTGCCCACCGGCACCGCCGACGGCGGCCACCACGGCTCGGTCGCCCGTACCGGCGGCGCGGGCCGGGACGGCGACGGTGGCGTGGACACCGCCGTGCTGCACCGGCTCGACCGGGTCACGCTGGCCGAGATGGACCGCTCCCCGGCCGACGGCTGGCCGACCACCGGTGACGGCGGGCGGTCGTCGGCACGTACCGGCGGCCCCGGCGGGCCGGGCCGGTGACGGTCGTCGCCTCGGCCCCCGGCCAGGATCGGCCGCCCGACCCGGCGGTGCCGGCCGGCGGGCCCGGCCGACACCGCGCCGGTGCCGGGTACGGCGCGGGCCGGGACACCGCCGCGGGCCGCAAGCAGCGGTCGGCCGGACCGCCCCCGGGGTTGCCCGCCTGGCCGGTCACCGCACTGCTCCTGCTCTATCCACTGTGGTGGGCGCTCGGGCTCGGCGTACTGATCTTCCCGATCCTGGCGGTGCCGATGGCGTACGCGCTGCTGCGCGCGCACCTCGCTGGCCGCCCGGTACGCCTGCCGCCCGGCTTCTGGCTGTGGGCCGTCTTCCTCGCCGTTCTCGTCGTGAGCATGGCCGCCCTCGGCTCCGAGCCGACCGGCGCGGTTCCCGGCCCGGCGTCCGGCCGGATGGTCGGCGTGCTCTTCCGGCTCGTCGAATACCTGGCGATGACCGTGCTGCTGATCCACGCCGGCAACCTCACCGAACGCGAACTGCCGGTCCGGCGGCTGGTCCGGCTGCTCGGCTGGCTGTTCGTGGTCACCGTCGCCGGTGGGCTGCTCGGGGTGTTCGCCGGCACGTTCGAGTTCACCTCCCCGGTCGAGCTGCTGCTCCCGCCGGAGATCCGCGGCCGGGGGTTCGTGCAGTCGCTGGTGCACCCGTACGCGGCGCAGATCCACGACATCATCGGCGACCAGCGCCCCCGGCCGGCCGCCCCGTGGGGCTACACCAACACCTGGGGCAACAACTTCTGCCTGCTCGTGGTCTGGTTCGTGGTCGCGGTGTGGGGGCAGGTGACCCGGCGGCGTACCCGGCTGCTCGCCCTGGCCTGCCTCGCCGTCTCGGTCGTACCGGTGGTGATCTCGCTCAACCGGGGGCTGTGGATCGGGCTCGGTCTGGCCGCCGGGTACGCCGCCCTGCGGCTGGCCCTCGCCGGCCGGGTCTGGGTGCTCGGCGCGCTCGCGGCGGCCGCCGTGGTCCTCGCGGCCGCCCTGGTCGTCACCCCGCTCGGCGACGTGGTCACCGCCCGGCTCGACAACGGCAAGTCCAACGGGGTGCGGTCCTACCTCATCGAACGGGCGGTCGCCGGCGTCGCCGAGTCGCCGGTGATCGGATACGGCTCGACCCGGACCACGATCGGCGGCCGCCACTCGATCACCGTCGGGGAGAGCGCCGACTGCGAACGGTGCGGCAACTTCACCATCGGCGGCAACGGGCAGCTCTGGCAGTTGCTCATCGCGCACGGGCTGACCGGCACCTTCGCGTACCTCGGCTTTCTCGGTTACGGAGTGTGGCGATTCCGCCGGGACCGAAGTCCGGTCGGGATCGCCGGGAGCTGCGCGATCCTCGGCTCGTTCGCCGCCATGCTCTGGTACAACGCGCTGGTCACCCCCCTGGCGTTCATGTTCTTGGCCTACGCGCTGCTATGGCGCAACGAGGGGAGGCAGGCAGATGAGTCCGGTCAGCACCGCACCGGCACACCTGACCAACGGTGACGCCGAGTTGCGCGCCCGATATCTGGAGGAGGTGCTCGGCCTGCTCTACCCGGCGCCGTGCACCCTCGACGAGAAGCAGCGGGCCGACGCCGGCCCGATCGCCGGCTATCTCGTGGTGCCCGACGCGCGGCGGCCACGGTTACTCGTCCCGACCCGGTCGCGTCGGGTCGCCGCCGCCGCCGTACGTCACTACGCCGAACCGCAGTCCCGGCCGGCCCGGCTCAAGCGCGACGCCGTCGTCCTGGCCCTGCGCAGCGGAGCGTCCCGGGTGCTGCTGCGGGACCGGATCCGGGTCACCGGCCCACCCGGCAGCGGCATCGACGGATACCTGCGCCGGCAACTCGACACCGACCTGGCCCTCAGCGTCCACATCGGACCGGCCCGGGCCAACCGGAAGCCGGTCCTGCAGCTCATCTCCCCCGCCGGCGAGACCACCGGCTTCGCCAAGCTCGGCGTCGGCCCGCTGACCCGGCGGCTGGTCCGCGCCGAGACCGCCGCGCTGACCGCGCTGTCCCATGTCGACCTGCGGCACCTCATGGTGCCGGCGGTACGGCACGCCGGGCAGTGGCACGGCCACCAGGTGCTGGTGCAGTCCGCGCTGCCGGTCTGGGAGCCGCGCCAGCCGTTGCGGCCGGACCGGCTCACCGACGCGATGCGCGAGATCGCCGCCTGCTGCGGCATCTCCCGCGGCTGGCTCGCCACCAGCCCGTACTGGGCCGAGATGCGCGACCGGCTCGCCGCCGTCGCCGACCGGCCCGAGGGTGCCGTACTCGCCGGGGCCGCCCGGTCGCTCGCCGCCCGCGCCGGTGACACCGACCTGCGGTACGGCGCGTGGCACGGCGACTGGGCGCCGTGGAACATGGCGTCGCTCGGCGACCGGCTGCTGGTCTGGGACTGGGAACGCTTCGCCACCGGCGTACCGCTGGGGTTCGACGCCCTGCACCACGACCTGCAACAGCGCATCATGTCCGACGGTGACGCGGCGGCCGCGGTCGAGGCCACGGTCCGGCAGGCCCCGCTGCTGCTCAGGCCCTTCGACACCCCGCCCGGCACCGCCGAACTGACCGCGCTGCTCTATCTGATCGACCTCGCCACCCGGTACCTCGCCGACCGGCAGGCCGAGGCCGGCGCCCGGCTCGGGGTGCTCGGCACCTGGCTGCTACCGGTCCTCATCCGCCGGGCGGAGGGCTACCAGTGATCAGGTCCACGCGGGTGCCCGAACCGCTCAAACGGGTCGCCCACCTCGGCTCCCGCTCCTACGGCCGGCTCACCGCGCCGGCCCGGATGCTGCCGTCGTTCCTGATCTGCGGCGGGCAGCGGTGCGGCACGACCTCGCTCTACCGGGCCCTGGCCGCCCACCCGGCGGTCCTGAAAGCCGTGCTGCACAAGGGTGTGCACTATTTCGACACGTCCTACCACCGGGGCATCGCCTGGTACCGGGCGCACTTCCCGCTCCAGCGCACCGCCGACCGGCTGGCCCGGCGGCACGGGGTGCCGGTGCAGACCTTCGAGTCGAGCCCCTACTACATGTACCACCCGCACGCGCCGGCCCGGATCGCCCGCGACCTGCCCGGTGTGAAGCTGGTCGTGCTGGTCCGCGACCCGGTCGAGCGGGCCTACTCGCACCACGCCCACGAGTTGGCCCGCGGCTTCGAGTCGGAGACCTCGTTCAGCCGGGCGCTGGCCCTGGAGCCGGCCCGGCTGCGTGGCGAGCGGCAACGGCTGCTCGGGGATCCGGCGTACCACAGCTTCGCCCACCAGCACCACGCCTACCGGGCCCGCGGCGAGTACGCCACCCACCTCACCGAACTGGCCGCCCGGATCGGGCGGGAGCGGATCCACGTGGTCGAGAGCGAACGGTTCTTCACCACCCCGGGCGAGGTCTACGACGAGGTGCTGGACTTCCTCGGCCTGCCGGACCTCGGCCACCCCGGGTTCGAACGGCACAACGCCCGGCCGCGCGGCACCGCCGTGGAGGACCGGGTACGGCGGGAGCTGACCGCTTACTACGCCCCGTACGACGAACAGCTCACGGCCTGGCTCGGCCGCCCGCCCTCGTGGCGCCGGTGAACGTCACGGCCGACCGCGTTCCGTCGACTGTGGACGGAGGAGCGGCGGGCACCGGCAGGGCCGGGGTGCGGGCGATGGCCCGGGGCGGGGTGGCCGGGATCGCCGGCGCCGGACTCGCCGCGGTCGCCGGGATCGGCGTCACCTGGCTGGCCGCCCGCGGCCTCGGCCCGAACGGGCCGGCGCGTTCTTCGCCGCCACCGCCCTCTTCGTGCTGGTCGGCGCGGTCGCCAAGCTCGGCACCCAGACCGGGCTGGTCTACTGGCCGGCCCGACTGCGGGCCCGGGGCCAGGGGCACCTGCTCGGCAGCTGCCTGCGGGCCGGCCTCACCCCGGTCGCCGGCGTCTCCGCCGTCCTCGGCGCCGGACTGCTCGTCGCGGCGCCGGCGTTGGCCCGGCTGACCGCCGGCGGCGCCGGGCCGGACACCGTCGCCCAGCACACCGCCGGACTGCGGGTGCTGGCCGTCTTCGTACCGTTGGCCGCGTTCGCCGACGCGGCGCTCGCCGCGACCCGGGGTTACCGGCAGTTGCGGCCGACGCTGATGCTCGACCGGGTGGCCCGGCCGGTGCTCCAGCTCGCCGGGGTCGCGGCGGTCACCGTCGCCGCCGGGTCGCTGGCGGCGTACGCCCTCGCCTGGGCGCTGCCGTACCTGCCGGTCGCGGCCCTGGCCGGCTACGCCCTGGTCCGCACCCACCACACCACCGCCCCACCCCCCGGCGCCCCGCCCCCGCTTCCGCCCCCGCCCCGCCCCCGGCCCCGGCCCGGCCCCGGCCCCGCCAAGATCCGCGTGATCAGGGAGTACGTCGCACGGCGCGCCGGCGACACGCCCGATTTGGTCCCTGATCACGCGGATCTTGGGGGCGGGGGCGGGGGGAAGGCGGGTGGAGAGGGCCGTGTGGCGGGGTTCTGGGGGTTCGGCTGGCCGCGGGCGCTCGGGAGTGTGGGGCAGTTGGCTCTGCAGCGGGTCGATCTGCTGCTCGTGGCCGGGCTCGGCGGGCTCGGGGCGGCGGCGCTGTACGCGGTCGCCGGACGGTTCGTCGTGCTCGGACAACTCGCCAACCAGGGGATCTCGCAGTCCGTACAGCCCCGGCTCGCCGAGGCGCTGGCCATCGGCGACCGGGCCGCGGCGAACCGGCTCTACCAGGTGGCCACCGGCTGGCTGGTCCTCGCCACGTGGCCGCTCTACCTGCTGCTGCTCTCGTACGCCCCGCTCTACCTCGGCTTCTTCGGCGACGCCTATCGCGACGGCGGTCCGATCGTCGCCGTACTCGCCGGTGCCATGCTGCTGTCCACCGGGTGCGGCATGGTCGACATGGTGCTGGCGATGGCCGGCCGCACGAGCTGGAACCTGGCCAACGTCGCGGTCGCGCTGGGCGTGACCGTCGCGCTGGACCTCGCCCTCATCCCCCGCCTCGGCGCGCTCGGCGCCGCGATCGGACTGGCCGCCGCCGTCGCCGTCAACAACCTGCTGCCGCTGGCCCAGGTCGGCCTGGCGCTCGGGCTGCACCCGTTCGGGCGCGGCACGCTGACCGCCGCGGCGCTCGCGGTCGGCTGTTTCGGCGTACTGCCGAGGATCTTCGTGGCGGTGGCCGGCACCGGTCCGGCGGCCACGTTCGCGGCCGTCGTCACGGCCACCGGCGTGTACCTGGCCGGCGCGCGGTTGCTGCGTGGCCCGCTCGCCCTGGACGCCCTCCGCCGTCGCGGCCGGCCCCGTCCCGCCCCGGCACCACGGCCCGTGCCCGGGACCCGCCCGACCCCGAACTGATCCGACCCGATCCCGACCGACACCGACCCGACCCGACCCGACCTGATCCGACCTGACCTGATCCGACCTGACCTGATCCGAAATCGAATCGAGGAGCAGCAAGTTGCGCAACGACTACGCCGAAGTCTTCCAGGACACCGCCGCCGTCGAACGGTACGAGGCCGTCGAGTACGCCCCGGACGGCTACGCGGCGGCGATCAACCGGCGGCAGCGCGCGTACCTGCGCGATCTGGTCGGGCGGTCGTTCGTGGCCCGCCGGCCGGTGCAGCACGACTTCGCCTGCGGGACCGGGCGGGCCCTGCGGGCGCTGCACGGCATGGTGCGCGGGGCGCACGGCTACGACTCGTCGCCGGCGATGCTGGCCAAGGCCGACGACCTGGGCGCCCTCGCCGAACTGCACCGGGTCGACGCGGCCGGGCCGGTGCCGACCCCGGTGGCGACCGACTCGCCGGCGATCGTCACCGTGTTCCGGCTGCTGCTGAACGTCGGTGACGACGTACGGGAACGGGCGATCGCGTTCGCGGCACGGGTGCTGCCGCACCAGGAGGCCGGGCTGCTGGTGGTGGAGAACCACGGCAACCGGGGCTCGGCCCGGCACCTGCGGCACCGCCGCCACGCGGGCGAGCCGTGGTTCGCCGAACTGTCCCACGAGGAGGTGACCGCGCTGCTGGCCCGGTACGGGTTCAGCGTCGTGGAGCGGCGCGGTTTCTCGCTGCTGACCCGGGGCTGGTACGACCGCCGCTGGCTGCGCCCCTTCGCCACCGTGGTCGACGACGTGGCGACCCGCGTCCCGGCCCTGAGCCGCTACTGCGTGAACGTCCTCTACGTGGCCCGTCGCACCGCCCCCCACGTGGCCCCGCCAGCGGTGCACCCGCCCCACCCCGACGCCACCACCTGGTAGCCCATGATCCGCGTGATCAGGGAGTACGTCGTGCGTGTCGCCGGCGCGCCGTGCCGCCCACTCCCTGATCACGCGGATCTTCATCCGCGCCGAAAGACGGTTCGTACGCGCCACAGCGCAAGGAGTCTCGATGCACAACTGGTTCAGGGGTGCGGTCGTGGTGCTCGCCGCCGCGCTGGCCGGGTGTACGGCACCGCCGCCGGGCCCGGAGCCCACCGCCGCCCCGACGGGTATCGCCACCGACCCCGGCCCGTACGACAGCGGCCCGGTCGCCGCCCCCGCCACCGGCGCGAGGCTCGGCGCCTGGGTCAAGCCCCGGGTCTGGGGCCAGGACGGGCGGCGGGCGGCCGTCACCGGGTACGAGGAGTCGCTCGACCGGTCACTCGACATCGTCAACACCTACCGGCGGTTCGACGAGAAGTTCCTCACCCTGACCGACCGGGAGTTCATGGCCCGTGGCGTCACCGTCATGCTCAGCTGGGCGTCCGGCGACACGAGGTCCATCGTGGAGGGCCACCACGACGACCTGATCCGGGCCCAGGCCCGCCGGGTACGCGCCGCGCAGCGCCCGGTGCTGCTGCGCTACCGCTGGGAGATGGACCGGCCGAACCTGCGGGCCACCATGTGGTCGGGGGCGGACTTCGTCGCGGCCTGGCGGCACACCCGGCGGATTTTCGACGAGGAGCGGGTCACCAACGCCTCGTGGGTGTGGTGTCCGACCGCCGAGGGGTTCGTCCGGGGCGACGCACCGGACTTCTATCCCGGTGACGACGCCGTCGACTGGACCTGCGTGGACGTGTACGCCGGCCAGCGGTTCCGGTCGCTCGCCGAACTGATGGACCCGTTCCTGCGCTGGGCCGCGGCCCGGCCGAAGCCGATCATCGTGGGTGAGTTCGGGGTGGCCCGGGAGTGGGGCTCGGCGGGCCGGGCAGCCTGGCTGCGGGACGCGGCCGTGCTGTTCAAGGCAAACCCGCAGATCAAGGCGGTCGCGTATTTCGAGTCGGATCCGGACGGCAACCCGCCCAAGGGGCAGTTCCAGCTCTCCGACGACCCGCCGGCCTTCGCCGCGTTCACCGAACTGGCCCGTGACCCGTACTTCAACCCGGCCGGCTGAGCGACCCGGGTGCCGACACGGGCGGCACCCGGGCACGGTCACGCCACGGGCGGCACCCGGGGCACGGTCATGCGACCTGGCGGCACCCGGGGCACGGTCAGCGAGCCGGCAGCGGCACCGCCCGGCTCCGCGTCACCCGGCCGGCGGCCGGACGGTGGGCGACCAGGTGCCGGGCCGCCGCCGTCGTGGCCAGCAGCCGCAGTGCGTACGGGGCGTCGTGGCGCAGGTAGCGGCCGGCCAGCCGGCGCGGTTCGGTGCCGAGCCGGTGCGCCCACTCCAGACCGGACCGCTGCATCCACGACGGGGCCCGCCGCTGGTCGCCGGCCGCGAAGTTGACCGCCGCGCCGCAGCCGAGGAACCAGGCCGCCGGCAACTGTGCGCGCAGTCGGTCGATGACCCGTTCCTGTTTGGGAAAGCCGAGCCCGACCAGCACGAGGTCGGGTCGGGCGGCCACCACCTCGGCGCAGACCCGGTCGAGTCGGACGGGATCGCGGTCGAAGCCGTACCCGGGGCTCAGCGTGCCGGCCACCCGCAGTCCGGGGCAGCCGGCGGTGACCCGCCGGGCGGCCCGGACGGCACCCGCGGCGGACCCGGCGCCCGGCGGATCGCCGCCGAGGATGAAGATCGAACGGCCGTCCAGCCCGAGCCCGTACGAGAGCGACCAGAGCAGGCTGGAGCCGGCTACCCGCTCCGGCAGCGGACTGCCGGCGAGCTGGCTGGCCCACACCAGGGGCATGCCGTCGGCGACGACCAGGGTGGCGTCGGCGAGGTGGGCGCGTACGCCGGGGTCGGTCCGTGCCTGCCGGAGGATGTCGACGTTGGGGGTGATGATCCGGCCGCCGGCTCCCCGGCGCAGCGCGTCGCGGACCATCGCGACCACCCGGTCCTCGGTGAGTGCGTCGAAGTCGGTACCTCCGACGTTTATCCGACGAAACGTTGCGTACAGCCCCAAACCAAGCTCCCCACCGGTCGATCGCTCGTTATACCAACGAAACGAGCGAAGGCGGTTAAAAGTGGCAGTAGTTCTGTTTGTCGGTGGATTAGGACGAAGTGGCACAACACTCGTCGAGCGCCTGATGGGTGAACTGCCCGGTGTATGTGCTCTGGGCGAGGTCGTACACCTCTGGCAGCGCGACGTCCGCGACGACGAACGCTGCGGATGCGGCGCCCCCTTCTCGGCCTGCCGGTTCTGGCAACTCGTCGGCGAACGCGCCTTCGGCGGCTGGCACCGGGTCGACGTCTACCGGGTGCTGGCGCTGAAGGAGGCCGTCGAGCGGACCCGGCACATCCCCCGGCTCGCCGGCAGCCGGCTCCCCGACGACCTGCGCGGCCTCGTCGAGGAGTACGCCGGTTACTACCGGGCGATCTACACCGCCGCCGCCGAGGTCTCCGGTGCGACCGTCGTCGTCGACTCCTCCAAGCACAGCGCGCTCGCCCACTGCCTGCGCTGGGCGCCCGACATCGACCTGCGGGTCGCCCACGTCGTACGCGACGCGCGCGGGGTCGCGTACTCGTGGACGAAGACCGTCGGCCGGCCGGAGACCGACGGCGCCGACACCATGACCCGGTACGCCCCCGGGCGCTCCGCCCTGCTCTGGAACGCGCACAACGCCGCCTTCGGACTGCTCGCCCGGCGCGGCGTGCCCGTTCTGCGGGTCCGGTACGAGCAACTGGTCGGCGCGCCGGTCGACGAACTGCGCCGGCTCGCCGCGTTCACCGGCGTCGACCTGTCCGGCGCCGACCTCGGCTTCGTCACCGGCACGTACGCCGACCTGCGGGTCGGGCACAGCGCCGCCGGCAATCCGATGCGGTTCGAGGTGGGCCGGATCCCGCTGCGGCACGACGACACCTGGATGGCCGCCCTGCCACCGGGACAACGGCGGCTCGTCGGCGCGGTCTGCGCGCCGCTGCTGCGCGCGTACGGCTATCCGCTGCGCGCGACGGGCACGGCGGGTACCGGGGTGGCCACGACGCCGGGCGACCCGCGGTGATCGCCTGGCCGTCGGTCGGCGTGGTCGTACCGACCCGGGACCGTCCCGAACTGCTGCGCCGGACGCTGGCGAGCGTGCGCGCGCAGGACTATCCCGGCCGGCTGCGGGTGGTCGTCGTGTTCGACCGGAGCGCCCCGGACTACCTGCTGGCCACCACCGACGGGGTACCGGTGATGGTGCTCGGCAACTGCCGTACCCCCGGCCTCGCCGGCGCCCGGAACACCGCGATCGCGGCCCTGGACACCGACCTGGTCGCGTTCTGCGACGACGACGACCAATGGGCGCCGGGCAAGCTGCGCCGCCAGGTGGCCGCCCTGGCCGCCGCCGGATCCGGCGCCGAGTTCGCGACCTGCGCCATCGAGGTCGAGTACGACGGCCGGCGCACCCCCCGGCTCGCCGGACTCGACCGGGTCACCGTGGACCGGTTGGCCCGGTCCCGGATGGCGATGCTGCACTCGTCGAGTTTCCTGGTCGAACGCGCCGCGCTGACCGACCCCGACCGGATCGGCCTGGTCGCCGAGGACGCGCCCGGCAGCCAGAACGAGGACTGGGACCTGCTGCTGCGCGCCGCCCGCCGGTCGCCCGTCGTCCACGTCGACGAGCCGCTGGTACGGGTGCTGTGGGGCCGCACGTCGCACTACGCCTACGAGTACGCCACCAAGATCTCGTCGCTGCGCTGGATGATGGCCCGGCACCCGGAGATCAGCGGGTGCCGTCCGGGCGCGGCCCGGGTCTACGGGCAGCTGGCGTGCTGGTCGGCCGCCACCGGCAACCGGGGCGAGGCGTGGCGGTGGACCCGGGAGGCGGTGCGGTCCAACTGGCGGGAGCCGCGGGCGGCGATCGCCCTCGCCGCGATCACCGGGCGGTACGGGTGGAGAACGTGCTGGCCACCCTGCACCGGCGCGGTCGCGGCATCTGACCCCACCGGCTCGCCGACGTTCACACCGGCCCGGCGTTCCCACTCCGCGACACGGCGACTAGTGTGCGTATCTGTTGGATTACGTTTGAATCTGGGGGCCAGCGGATGTTCGAATCCGGGAGTCGACGATGAAGCGCACGATGGTCCGGCTCGCCGACGGCCGCGACCTCATCTACTACGACGAACGCGACGACGCCGTACGCGAGGGGCCCGACCGGCGCGACCTGCCGCCGCCACCACCCGCCTCGGAACTGCGCTACGACCCGCTGCTCGACGAATGGGTGGCGATCGCCACCCACCGGCAGACCCGCATCTTCCTGCCGCCCACCGACCAGTGCCCGCTGTGTCCGTCCACACCGGACCAGTCGTCGGAGATCCCGGCGTACGACTACGACGTCGCCGTCTTCGAGAACCGGTTCCCGTCGCTGAGCGTCCGCACCGGCGAGCCGGGCGACGACCCGACGCCGTACACCCCGACCCGGCCCGCTCTGGGGCGCTGCGAGGTCGTCTGCTTCACCGCCGACCACCACGCGTCGTTCGCCACGCTGCCCCCGTCGCGGGTCCGCACCGTGCTCGACGCGCTCGCCGACCGCACCGGCGAACTGTCCGAACTACCCGGCGTCGAGCAGGTGTTCTGCTTCGAGAACCGGGGCGTCGAAATC is a window from the Polymorphospora rubra genome containing:
- a CDS encoding Wzz/FepE/Etk N-terminal domain-containing protein, with the protein product MSPDLSDHLGLLRRQWWVVLALLVTGLAAAGVVTSAQTRVYESSTSVLVQPAGQDTNVVGGRTRGDINLDTEAQLVRSTAVATGAAELLRVDTPADELAHDVSVKVPANTSVLVITFAAGAPEAARAGSHAFAEAYLRNREASARTDLDTQIAALNSKIKELDAALVQINGRLAGLSAGSPQRANLESQRATTQAQLNSMTGKLNELTTATVSAGRIISDARLPARPSRPDTLLNLASGGMLGLLLGLGVAAARERLDRRVRAGSDVGRAGVPVLAELGDRTPGVDDLHQPYGPGGHTYYRLRNEVLASLGPDDRIVVVTGASRGSASTLVAANLAAALAHTGTEVVLVGANPTDSIADAAPLARLFGVAPTPGLSEVLAGKVDLDTAAQRAPRNPWLRVLTTGGTATAGGLLRSPYLGEVLDRLSGGTAYVVLEAPSTASSADAQSLASFADAAIIAVELRRTRRPEVSDAARQLHRVGTPLLGAVVMPRLTPHRDGEPGAREGRTAAAAQPAGGPGRADRKSGPAKRPGSRGNAARGATPSTPDGARVAQLDLTAGTALIRTRTGTGNGTDPAAPDVPTGTADGGHHGSVARTGGAGRDGDGGVDTAVLHRLDRVTLAEMDRSPADGWPTTGDGGRSSARTGGPGGPGR
- a CDS encoding O-antigen ligase family protein; the encoded protein is MTVVASAPGQDRPPDPAVPAGGPGRHRAGAGYGAGRDTAAGRKQRSAGPPPGLPAWPVTALLLLYPLWWALGLGVLIFPILAVPMAYALLRAHLAGRPVRLPPGFWLWAVFLAVLVVSMAALGSEPTGAVPGPASGRMVGVLFRLVEYLAMTVLLIHAGNLTERELPVRRLVRLLGWLFVVTVAGGLLGVFAGTFEFTSPVELLLPPEIRGRGFVQSLVHPYAAQIHDIIGDQRPRPAAPWGYTNTWGNNFCLLVVWFVVAVWGQVTRRRTRLLALACLAVSVVPVVISLNRGLWIGLGLAAGYAALRLALAGRVWVLGALAAAAVVLAAALVVTPLGDVVTARLDNGKSNGVRSYLIERAVAGVAESPVIGYGSTRTTIGGRHSITVGESADCERCGNFTIGGNGQLWQLLIAHGLTGTFAYLGFLGYGVWRFRRDRSPVGIAGSCAILGSFAAMLWYNALVTPLAFMFLAYALLWRNEGRQADESGQHRTGTPDQR
- a CDS encoding sulfotransferase domain-containing protein, encoding MRSTRVPEPLKRVAHLGSRSYGRLTAPARMLPSFLICGGQRCGTTSLYRALAAHPAVLKAVLHKGVHYFDTSYHRGIAWYRAHFPLQRTADRLARRHGVPVQTFESSPYYMYHPHAPARIARDLPGVKLVVLVRDPVERAYSHHAHELARGFESETSFSRALALEPARLRGERQRLLGDPAYHSFAHQHHAYRARGEYATHLTELAARIGRERIHVVESERFFTTPGEVYDEVLDFLGLPDLGHPGFERHNARPRGTAVEDRVRRELTAYYAPYDEQLTAWLGRPPSWRR
- a CDS encoding lipopolysaccharide biosynthesis protein; its protein translation is MLVGAVAKLGTQTGLVYWPARLRARGQGHLLGSCLRAGLTPVAGVSAVLGAGLLVAAPALARLTAGGAGPDTVAQHTAGLRVLAVFVPLAAFADAALAATRGYRQLRPTLMLDRVARPVLQLAGVAAVTVAAGSLAAYALAWALPYLPVAALAGYALVRTHHTTAPPPGAPPPLPPPPRPRPRPGPGPAKIRVIREYVARRAGDTPDLVPDHADLGGGGGGKAGGEGRVAGFWGFGWPRALGSVGQLALQRVDLLLVAGLGGLGAAALYAVAGRFVVLGQLANQGISQSVQPRLAEALAIGDRAAANRLYQVATGWLVLATWPLYLLLLSYAPLYLGFFGDAYRDGGPIVAVLAGAMLLSTGCGMVDMVLAMAGRTSWNLANVAVALGVTVALDLALIPRLGALGAAIGLAAAVAVNNLLPLAQVGLALGLHPFGRGTLTAAALAVGCFGVLPRIFVAVAGTGPAATFAAVVTATGVYLAGARLLRGPLALDALRRRGRPRPAPAPRPVPGTRPTPN
- a CDS encoding class I SAM-dependent methyltransferase, whose product is MRNDYAEVFQDTAAVERYEAVEYAPDGYAAAINRRQRAYLRDLVGRSFVARRPVQHDFACGTGRALRALHGMVRGAHGYDSSPAMLAKADDLGALAELHRVDAAGPVPTPVATDSPAIVTVFRLLLNVGDDVRERAIAFAARVLPHQEAGLLVVENHGNRGSARHLRHRRHAGEPWFAELSHEEVTALLARYGFSVVERRGFSLLTRGWYDRRWLRPFATVVDDVATRVPALSRYCVNVLYVARRTAPHVAPPAVHPPHPDATTW